Proteins encoded in a region of the Euleptes europaea isolate rEulEur1 chromosome 3, rEulEur1.hap1, whole genome shotgun sequence genome:
- the PMCH gene encoding pro-MCH — MRISSYALILIFSLFSQGFLFSVSKSVRKAEDDMLLSTFRLGKVIQNGGKAEKSQPASSLEHYKTEDSGFLNEEEDGAPKFSNIGSKHHDISHGRPLNLPLKQLPPYFSLEEPAAFPAEAEVQSIESIQERRETGDDENSAKLPIGRRDFDMLRCMLGRVYRPCWQV; from the exons ATGCGTATTTCATCCTATGCATTAATactaattttctctctcttttcccaaggtttcttattttctgtttcaaaatcggTGCGAAAAGCAGAAGACGACATGCTATTAAGTACATTCAGACTCGGAAAAGTAATCCAGAATGGAGGTAAAGCTGAAAAGTCACAGCCCGCATCTTCGCTTGAACATTATAAAACCGAGGACAGCGGCTTTCTGAATGAAGAGGAAGATGGAGCCCCAAAGTTCTCT AACATCGGCTCTAAGCACCACGACATAAGCCACGGCCGACCGCTGAACCTGCCGCTTAAGCAGCTTCCACCTTATTTTTCACTGGAGGAACCTGCAGCTTTTCCAGCTGAAGCTGAAGTACAAAGTATTGAGTCGATACAGGAAAGGAGAGAGACGGGGGATGACGAAAATTCCGCTAAATTGCCTATCGGAAGAAGAGATTTTGACA TGCTCAGGTGCATGCTGGGAAGAGTGTATCGACCGTGTTGGCAAGTCTGA